One region of Phlebotomus papatasi isolate M1 unplaced genomic scaffold, Ppap_2.1 HiC_scaffold_107, whole genome shotgun sequence genomic DNA includes:
- the LOC129808837 gene encoding uncharacterized protein LOC129808837, protein MEQLTKLHRQLGALKRKLADTMKPFNQPATDMSVGAWEPRLQFIRGLREDAKVLENAAYELATDDQEFDKEVERFANFEQILLEAEVKISKLKIPAEEKPPMIPGSSERGSRLPTISLKTFSGRHEDWNAFFAQFTSMIHNQKDLSAVDKFYYLVSYLSGEAFQVVKELEIVESNYEIALELLKNAYEDKRLIIRKYINQLLNLKPIVTESAAELRALCNVVNQFVSVLKKMGLHIDKWNGILVCLVETKLDKVSRRDWEETISANKEFPTFEELNTFLTRRSKMLRSLSNSTASTPKQTEEKRGSQGFTKRKTLVVSGEDTQVSCKLCNETGHRLRQCEAFQRLGIEERINKARELSLCLNCLGPGNHTSRQCKFGKCRKCGKSHNTLLHRITDTPSSDALAGNSVDNSGAASNQTAVNGTGNALPASRRQGDAQVMLATAVVYVFDRFGKKQMCRVGLDSYGQSNFITENLCQKLQLQKSTCNISISGIGDSSLFFRHSANVTIKSRYSGAELNMNALVIPVITDNLPSALFDPAKLKLPPYVQLADPEFYVPKKIDMLVGAEFFFQILIPGQMIATPNLPTLQNTIYGWVLSGSLDLSEETQEQNQASTSAVICNLSVEENLSDQLTKFWEIEQPTPPEQTLTQEEYICEQHFVTNTKRDETGQFVVRLPLKKETSDLGTSYQGALRRFLSLERRLENNPEVKAKYHDFMAEYLALGHMNEVGPDQIMYQPSYFLPHHCVFNENSTTTRLRVVFDASHKTSSGKSLNDILCVGAQTQPELMTILLNFRMGEYAISADIRRMYRMVKVDNRDIGLQQILWRFDQDQAVSTYALNTVTYGTACAPFLATRCLLELANIGASTFPLASKATRENFYMDDLLVSVSTPDKAEELLKQLINLLHSANFQLHKWHTNHTPLLDTIKTAQQTSEPPQISEVTHALGIEWRPQTDEFTVKVPDIDPESAITRRSILSDTAKLFDPLGLISPVVVRAKMFMQDLCRVKMSWDEPVDAEQCRLWQKYRQELLTINSLKYPRWVIGHNGTGKIQIHGFCDASLRAMGCVIYIRFETDEGEIFVQLLCAKSRVTPLKKGTYTIPRLELCAAELLAKVSNRVQTDLRLKEVEMFLWSDSTITLSWISQDSAQFKIFVARRIHRIQSLTKDATWQHVCSKDNPTDIVSRGATVRDLKASSLWFKGPAWLSSPQKEWPTSNAVRDSEVRNYYVR, encoded by the coding sequence ATGGAGCAATTGACAAAATTGCATAGACAACTCGGTGCCCTCAAGCGCAAGTTGGCGGACACTATGAAGCCATTTAACCAACCTGCAACCGACATGTCGGTGGGGGCCTGGGAGCCTCGTTTGCAGTTCATCAGAGGTCTCAGGGAAGACGCAAAGGTGTTAGAGAATGCTGCTTATGAACTCGCTACTGATGACcaggaatttgataaagaagtggagaGATTTGCCAATTTTGAGCAAATACTTTTGGAAGCAGAAGTGAAAATCTCGAAGCTGAAGATTCCTGCGGAGGAAAAGCCACCAATGATTCCCGGGAGTAGTGAGAGGGGTTCCAGACTACCGACAATCTCTTTGAAAACGTTCAGTGGCCGGCACGAGGATTGGAATGCGTTTTTCGCGCAGTTCACTTCAATGATACACAATCAGAAAGACTTGTCGGCTGTGGACAAATTCTACTACTTGGTGTCATACTTGTCTGGTGAGGCTTTTCAAGTGGTTAAAGAATTAGAAATCGTTGAATCCAATTACGAAATCGCTTTGGAGCTGCTGAAGAATGCTTATGAAGATAAGAGGCTAATCATTCGTAAGTACATTAACCAACTATTGAATTTGAAGCCTATCGTGACTGAATCTGCCGCTGAGTTGCGTGCTTTGTGCAATGTCGTGAATCAATTTGTCAGTGTTTTGAAGAAAATGGGTCTTCATATCGATAAATGGAACGGGATTTTGGTCTGTTTGGTGGAGACGAAACTGGACAAGGTGTCTAGGCGAGATTGGGAAGAAACTATCAGTGCAAATAAAGAATTTCCCACCTTTGAGGAGCTCAATACTTTCCTGACTCGCCGCTCTAAGATGCTCAGGTCACTGTCAAATTCAACAGCTTCTACACCAAAACAGACTGAGGAGAAAAGAGGATCTCAGGGTTTCACAAAGAGGAAGACGTTGGTTGTCAGTGGTGAAGACACCCAAGTGTCATGCAAACTTTGCAATGAGACAGGTCATAGACTTCGACAATGTGAAGCTTTCCAGAGATTGGGCATTGAAGAAAGAATCAACAAGGCAAGAGAATTGTCTCTTTGTCTCAACTGCTTGGGCCCTGGAAATCACACATCACGACAGTGCAAATTCGGGAAGTGCAGGAAGTGTGGTAAGTCACATAATACACTATTACATAGAATTACCGATACACCCTCTTCTGATGCACTTGCTGGAAATTCAGTAGACAATTCCGGTGCAGCTTCAAATCAAACAGCTGTCAATGGTACTGGTAATGCATTACCCGCATCCCGCCGACAGGGGGATGCGCAAGTCATGCTTGCTACAGCTGTTGTTTATGTTTTCGATAGATTTGGTAAAAAACAAATGTGTCGTGTCGGATTGGATTCTTATGGGCAATCAAACTTTATCACAGAGaatttgtgccaaaaattacaATTGCAGAAGTCCACatgcaatatttcaatttcgggAATTGGTGATTCTTCCCTATTTTTCCGACACTCTGCAAATGTGACTATTAAGTCCCGATACAGTGGTGCAGAATTGAACATGAATGCTCTCGTGATCCCAGTAATCACTGACAACCTTCCGAGTGCTCTTTTTGACCCTGCAAAGCTGAAATTGCCACCTTATGTGCAATTGGCTGATCCAGAATTTTATGTTCCGAAAAAAATCGATATGCTCGTTGGTGCCGAGTTCTTTTTCCAGATTCTCATTCCTGGGCAGATGATAGCTACACCAAACCTTCCGACATTGCAAAACACTATCTATGGCTGGGTTCTATCAGGAAGTTTGGATCTCTCTGAAGAGACCCAAGAGCAAAATCAAGCATCCACATCTGCTGTCATCTGCAACCTTTCGGTAGAAGAGAATCTGAGTGATCAATTGACAAAATTCTGGGAAATCGAGCAACCAACTCCTCCGGAACAGACATTAACTCAAGAAGAGTACATCTGTGAGCAGCATTTCGTTACTAACACCAAGAGAGATGAGACTGGCCAGTTTGTGGTACGACTTCCTCTAAAGAAAGAGACAAGCGATTTGGGGACTTCATATCAAGGAGCTCTTAGACGATTTTTGTCCCTAGAAAGACGACTGGAGAATAATCCAGAAGTGAAAGCAAAATATCATGACTTCATGGCAGAGTATTTGGCACTTGGCCACATGAATGAAGTTGGCCCAGATCAGATAATGTATCAGCCGAGCTATTTCCTGCCACATCACTGTGTCTTCAATGAAAATAGTACCACAACACGCCTAAGAGTGGTTTTTGACGCCAGTCACAAGACATCATCAGGCAAATCTCTCAATGATATTCTGTGTGTGGGCGCACAGACCCAGCCTGAGTTGATGACAATTCTATTGAACTTTCGCATGGGCGAATATGCCATTTCTGCTGACATTCGACGAATGTACAGGATGGTGAAAGTGGACAATCGAGACATTGGGTTGCAACAGATCCTGTGGAGATTTGATCAGGATCAAGCTGTAAGTACTTATGCCTTAAATACTGTAACATATGGTACCGCTTGCGCCCCCTTTCTAGCCACGCGCTGTCTCTTGGAACTGGCCAATATTGGGGCCTCCACTTTTCCACTGGCATCCAAAGCAACCCGGGAGAATTTTTACATGGACGACTTGCTAGTATCCGTCTCCACTCCCGACAAAGCCGAAGAATTGTTAAAACAATTGATAAATTTGCTACATtcagcaaattttcaattgcacAAGTGGCACACCAATCACACACCGCTATTGGACACAATCAAGACTGCTCAACAAACCAGTGAACCTCCACAGATCTCAGAAGTTACTCATGCCCTAGGCATTGAATGGAGACCACAGACTGATGAATTTACTGTCAAAGTTCCCGACATCGATCCAGAGAGTGCCATCACTCGGAGAAGTATCCTATCTGACACAGCAAAATTATTCGATCCTTTGGGTCTCATTAGCCCAGTGGTCGTGCGTGCCAAGATGTTCATGCAGGATTTATGCCGAGTCAAGATGAGTTGGGACGAGCCAGTGGATGCTGAACAGTGCCGCCTTTGGCAGAAATATCGGCAAGAACTCTTGACAATCAATTCTCTCAAATATCCTCGATGGGTAATAGGCCACAATGGCACTGGAAAGATTCAAATTCATGGGTTCTGTGATGCTTCCTTGAGAGCAATGGGATGTGTCATTTACATTAGATTCGAGACTGATGAAGGAGAAATATTTGTGCAGCTTTTGTGTGCAAAATCAAGAGTCACACCTTTGAAAAAAGGAACTTATACAATTCCCCGTCTGGAATTGTGTGCGGCTGAGTTACTGGCCAAGGTATCTAATAGAGTTCAAACAGATTTGAGGCTGAAGGAGGTTGAGATGTTTCTGTGGTCCGATTCTACTATTACCCTCTCATGGATTTCTCAAGACAGTgctcaatttaaaatatttgttgcaAGGAGAATTCATAGGATCCAGTCTCTTACCAAAGATGCAACATGGCAACACGTCTGTTCAAAAGACAACCCAACTGATATAGTATCACGAGGTGCCACAGTTCGAGACCTAAAGGCTTCATCTTTATGGTTCAAAGGTCCGGCTTGGCTCTCAAGCCCTCAGAAGGAATGGCCAACTTCCAATGCTGTTCGTGATAGTGAAGTTAGAAATTATTACGTGCGCTAA